The stretch of DNA TAATTTTCATGTTTGTGCTTTATGCCTTTAAGGGCTTGGTTTGTTGTGTCCCTCAAATGATACAAACGAAGTAGCAAATGCAATAAAATTCTTTAAAAGTTATAATAGATACTTTATTTGTTGCAATATAGGATACAATTGAAGTATGAAAAGCGATAAGCTGGAAGTATCTTTCAAAGATTTGGTTGCCTCCCAGTGGGGGATGATTACCACTGCTCAAGCCGGTCGTGCCGGCATTTCCCGCTCAACGCTTTCTCGAATGGTCGGTAATGGCAAGTTGGAGAGAGTGTTTCGAGGCGTCTACAGAAGCACCAATGTCCCTGTTGATTCCAAAGAAGGACTTTATGCGGCCTGGCTGGCGCTGTCTCCAAGTCGTACCGGCGATGAGCGTATTTTCAGTGAGTCATACGATTCGGTGGTAAGTCTTGAAACGGCGGCGTGGCTGCATGGTCTTGGCGATTTTGTTCCGGAGCCTTATCGGTTCAGCATCACTGATCGTAAACAAGTCAATTCCAATGAGGTACGTTTGAAGATAAAAAAGTATCCTAAAGAATCGCTGACGATATGTGCCGGGCTGCCTACAACCACTGTCGAACAAACCGTGGC from Bifidobacterium sp. ESL0728 encodes:
- a CDS encoding type IV toxin-antitoxin system AbiEi family antitoxin domain-containing protein; its protein translation is MKSDKLEVSFKDLVASQWGMITTAQAGRAGISRSTLSRMVGNGKLERVFRGVYRSTNVPVDSKEGLYAAWLALSPSRTGDERIFSESYDSVVSLETAAWLHGLGDFVPEPYRFSITDRKQVNSNEVRLKIKKYPKESLTICAGLPTTTVEQTVADLVEDHTDFSLIQDMFLNAPMEVIQNLDFDYMAKLLSPLAKRNGFKTNDGQALCLEILHPLQDKWAKVITDVVDRSQQRVASLIQEELLKNASMIGESLFSPHLLKNISTLSTDKIFGKTSSKDGHLPETNKDK